In Azospirillaceae bacterium, a genomic segment contains:
- a CDS encoding peptidase S10, with protein sequence MRKTIVTALTAVLLASVAVSSWADDKDKKDAGHEAAHDAAKGKAEKIADQIEEATARAPIAETAKTTSHTVTVKGKTIKYQATAGTLTIRNDEGKPTASIFYVAYTAEGAPAAKRPVTFLYNGGPGSATLWLHMGSFGPVRVRTNSPDNTAPAPYNFSANDDSLLDKTDLVFIDAVETGYSRVLGDAKGKDFFGVDQDIDAFARAIGRYVSLNNRWNSPKFLFGESYGTTRSAALANRLQQDGMDLNGVVLLSTILNYGIRQPGFDTIYTSYLPSYAAAAWYHNRIPNKPADLPAFLQQVRDFARGPYAAALAKGQDITPEETDAVAKQLAAYTGLSADFIKHAKLRVNLQRFRKELLRDQAQTLGRFDSRFVGVDSDSAGENPEYDPSDRAITSAYISSQRAYLAGDLGYKTDLDYRRAAEGAIGQWDWHHKIGNSRMESPDVALDLAVAMRQNPHLQLLSLNGWYDMATPFFATEYDIGHMELDPAQRKNITFKYYPSGHMVYLNPDALKQMVADLDAFYDKASAPAP encoded by the coding sequence ATGCGTAAGACGATCGTGACCGCGCTGACGGCGGTGTTGCTGGCCTCCGTCGCTGTCAGCAGCTGGGCCGACGACAAGGACAAGAAGGACGCCGGGCACGAGGCGGCCCATGACGCGGCCAAGGGCAAGGCCGAGAAGATCGCCGACCAGATCGAGGAAGCCACCGCCCGCGCGCCGATCGCCGAGACGGCCAAGACCACGTCCCATACGGTGACGGTCAAGGGCAAGACCATCAAATACCAGGCGACCGCCGGCACCCTGACCATCCGCAATGACGAGGGCAAGCCCACCGCCAGCATCTTCTATGTCGCCTACACGGCCGAGGGCGCGCCGGCGGCCAAGCGTCCGGTGACCTTCCTCTACAACGGCGGCCCGGGCTCCGCCACGCTGTGGCTGCACATGGGGTCGTTCGGGCCGGTGCGGGTGCGCACCAACAGCCCGGACAACACCGCCCCCGCGCCCTACAACTTCTCCGCCAACGACGACAGCCTGCTGGACAAGACCGACCTGGTGTTCATCGACGCGGTGGAGACGGGGTATTCCCGCGTGCTGGGCGACGCCAAGGGCAAGGACTTCTTCGGCGTCGATCAGGACATCGACGCCTTCGCCCGCGCCATCGGCCGGTATGTCAGCCTGAACAACCGCTGGAACTCCCCCAAATTCCTGTTCGGCGAATCCTACGGCACCACCCGCTCGGCGGCCCTGGCCAACCGGCTGCAGCAGGACGGCATGGATCTGAACGGCGTCGTGCTGCTGTCCACCATCCTGAACTACGGCATCCGCCAGCCCGGCTTCGACACCATCTACACCTCGTACCTGCCCAGCTACGCGGCCGCCGCCTGGTACCACAACCGCATCCCGAACAAGCCCGCCGACCTGCCCGCCTTCCTGCAACAGGTGCGCGACTTCGCCCGCGGGCCCTATGCCGCAGCACTCGCCAAGGGCCAGGACATCACGCCGGAGGAGACCGACGCGGTGGCCAAGCAGCTGGCGGCCTATACCGGCCTGTCGGCGGACTTCATCAAGCACGCCAAGCTGCGCGTGAACCTGCAGCGCTTCCGGAAAGAGTTGCTGCGCGACCAGGCGCAGACGCTGGGCCGCTTCGACAGCCGCTTCGTCGGCGTGGACAGCGACAGCGCCGGCGAGAACCCGGAATACGACCCCTCCGACCGGGCCATCACCAGCGCCTACATCTCCAGCCAGCGGGCCTACCTGGCCGGTGATCTGGGCTACAAGACCGACCTGGACTACCGCCGCGCGGCGGAGGGCGCCATCGGCCAGTGGGACTGGCACCACAAGATCGGCAACAGCCGCATGGAAAGCCCGGACGTGGCACTGGACTTGGCCGTCGCCATGCGCCAGAACCCGCACCTGCAGCTGCTGTCGCTGAACGGCTGGTACGACATGGCGACCCCCTTCTTCGCCACGGAGTACGACATCGGCCACATGGAGCTGGACCCGGCGCAGCGCAAGAACATCACCTTCAAGTACTACCCGTCCGGCCACATGGTTTACCTGAACCCCGACGCGCTGAAGCAGATGGTGGCCGACCTGGACGCCTTCTACGACAAGGCGTCGGCACCGGCGCCGTAA
- a CDS encoding peptidase S10, with protein sequence MRKTIVTALTAVLLTSVAVAGWADDKKDKGGDDTPKNEKVAEQIDAATARAPITESAKTTSHTVTIKGKTIRYQATAGTLTIRDNEGKPTASVFYVAYTAEGAPAAKRPVTFLYNGGPGSASLWLHMGSFGPIRVRTNSPDNNAPAPYNFSANDDSLLDKTDLVFIDAIGTGYSRPLGEAKGKDFWGVDQDVDAFARAINRYVTINGRWNSPKFLFGESYGTTRSAALSARLQADGMDLNGVILLSSILNYGIEQPGYDDVYIGYLPSYAATAWYHNRLANKPTDLPAFLQQVRDYARGPYAAALAKGQRITPEETDAVAKQLSAYTGLSVDYLKRAKLRIDLFRFQKELLRDKRQTVGRFDSRFLGVDTDAAGEAPEYDPSDSAINGAFISSFRAYVSGDLGYKTDLDYRPGSDDANDQWDWHHKAPAFGKMEVPDVALDLSTALRQNPHLQLLSLNGWYDMATPFFSTEYDIDHMQLEPAQRKNITFKYYPSGHMIYLNPDALKQLVTDLDAFYDKAAPAAP encoded by the coding sequence ATGCGTAAGACGATCGTGACCGCGCTGACGGCGGTGTTGCTGACCTCTGTCGCTGTGGCCGGATGGGCAGACGACAAGAAGGACAAGGGCGGCGACGACACGCCCAAGAACGAGAAGGTGGCGGAACAGATCGACGCCGCCACCGCCCGCGCGCCGATCACGGAATCTGCCAAGACCACGTCCCACACGGTGACGATCAAGGGCAAGACCATCCGCTACCAGGCCACCGCCGGCACCCTGACCATCCGCGATAATGAAGGCAAGCCGACGGCCAGCGTGTTTTACGTCGCCTATACGGCGGAGGGCGCGCCGGCGGCCAAGCGGCCGGTGACCTTCCTTTACAACGGTGGTCCCGGCTCGGCCAGCCTGTGGCTGCACATGGGGTCGTTCGGGCCCATCCGGGTGCGCACCAATAGCCCGGACAACAACGCCCCCGCCCCTTACAATTTCTCCGCCAACGACGACAGCCTGCTGGACAAGACCGACCTGGTGTTCATCGACGCCATCGGCACCGGCTATTCCCGCCCGCTGGGCGAAGCCAAGGGCAAGGACTTCTGGGGCGTGGACCAGGACGTGGACGCCTTCGCCCGCGCCATCAACCGCTATGTCACCATCAACGGCCGCTGGAATTCGCCCAAATTCCTGTTCGGCGAGTCCTACGGCACCACCCGGTCAGCCGCACTGTCCGCCCGGTTGCAGGCCGACGGCATGGATCTGAACGGCGTCATCCTGCTGTCGTCCATCCTGAACTACGGCATCGAGCAGCCAGGCTACGACGACGTCTATATCGGCTATCTGCCCAGCTATGCCGCCACCGCCTGGTACCACAACCGCCTGGCCAACAAACCCACCGACCTGCCCGCCTTCCTGCAACAGGTGCGCGACTACGCCCGTGGGCCCTATGCCGCGGCACTCGCCAAGGGTCAGCGCATCACCCCGGAAGAGACCGACGCGGTCGCCAAGCAGCTGTCGGCCTACACCGGCCTGTCGGTGGATTACCTGAAGCGGGCCAAGCTGCGCATCGACCTGTTCCGCTTCCAGAAGGAACTGCTGCGCGACAAGCGGCAGACGGTGGGCCGCTTCGACAGCCGCTTCCTGGGCGTGGACACCGATGCCGCCGGCGAGGCGCCGGAGTACGACCCCTCCGACAGCGCCATCAACGGCGCCTTCATCTCCAGCTTCCGCGCCTATGTCAGCGGCGACCTGGGGTACAAGACCGACCTGGACTACCGTCCCGGATCGGACGACGCCAACGACCAGTGGGACTGGCACCACAAGGCGCCGGCCTTCGGCAAGATGGAGGTGCCGGACGTGGCCCTGGACCTCAGCACCGCCCTGCGCCAGAACCCGCACCTGCAACTGCTGTCGCTGAACGGCTGGTACGACATGGCGACACCGTTCTTCTCCACCGAGTACGACATCGACCACATGCAGCTGGAACCGGCGCAGCGTAAGAACATCACGTTCAAGTACTACCCGTCCGGCCACATGATCTACCTGAACCCGGACGCGTTGAAGCAGCTGGTCACCGACCTGGACGCTTTCTACGACAAGGCCGCCCCTGCGGCCCCGTAA
- a CDS encoding S9 family peptidase: MKRTAAALALLLASTTLTAMAAPPPPAGSTAAPLIERAKFFGNPSRAQGRLSPDGKWLSWTAPRDGVMNVWVAPASDPTKAKPVTAEKARPVRQYFWSPDSRMILFINDKGGDENFLLYGVDVKTGAQRTLTPFEKTRAEVIGISKHVKNHILVGLNNRDPKWHDVYSLDLASGTLTLVYKNEGEYAGFTSDESLKLRLATKTRSDGGSDFFRMTGDTVEATPFSSIGLDDSLTTAPLGFTADGRTLYWLDSRGRDTAALVGQDVATGATTVVGQNAKADVSEALSDPKTGVVQAYAVTYLRSEWTPLDPAIGADLDYLKQQLKGDIQVTSRTDDDAAWMVVVDPVTAPAATYRYDRKAHKLTRLFVSRPELEGAELAAMHPLELKARDGLTLVSYLTLPAGADSKGDGHPDQPLPLVLFVHGGPWARDDYGYHSYHQWLANRGYAVLSVNYRGSTGFGKNFITAGNLQWGAKMHDDLIDAVDWAIKSGVTTKDKVAIMGGSYGGYATLAGVTFTPDAFACGVDIVGPSNLQTLLKTIPAYWEAGRQQFYKRMGDPTTADGNQLLHDRSPLFKAGDIKKPLLIGQGANDPRVNKAESDQIVTAMKEKNIPVTYILFPDEGHGFARPENSIAFNAAAEQFLGACLGGKAEPFGTALKGSSITVPDGAQFTPGLQAALSAR, translated from the coding sequence ATGAAGCGCACCGCTGCGGCCTTGGCCCTATTGCTGGCATCCACCACGCTGACCGCCATGGCGGCCCCGCCCCCGCCGGCCGGCAGCACCGCCGCCCCCCTGATCGAACGTGCCAAGTTCTTCGGCAACCCCAGCCGCGCGCAGGGGCGCCTCAGCCCCGACGGCAAGTGGCTGTCCTGGACGGCACCCCGCGACGGCGTGATGAACGTCTGGGTGGCGCCGGCATCCGACCCCACCAAGGCCAAGCCGGTGACGGCGGAAAAGGCCCGCCCCGTCCGCCAGTATTTCTGGTCACCCGACAGCCGGATGATCCTGTTCATCAACGACAAGGGCGGGGATGAGAATTTCCTGCTGTACGGCGTGGACGTGAAGACCGGTGCCCAGCGCACCCTGACCCCGTTCGAGAAAACCCGGGCCGAGGTGATCGGTATCAGCAAGCACGTGAAGAACCACATCCTGGTGGGCCTGAACAACCGCGACCCGAAATGGCACGACGTCTACAGCCTGGACCTGGCCAGCGGCACGCTGACCCTGGTCTACAAGAACGAGGGTGAGTACGCCGGCTTCACGTCGGATGAATCCCTGAAGCTGCGCCTGGCCACCAAGACCCGGTCCGACGGCGGATCCGACTTCTTCCGCATGACCGGCGACACGGTGGAGGCGACACCATTCAGCAGCATCGGCCTGGACGACAGCCTGACCACCGCCCCGCTGGGCTTCACCGCCGACGGCCGGACCCTGTACTGGCTGGACAGCCGCGGGCGCGACACGGCGGCCCTGGTGGGCCAGGACGTGGCCACCGGCGCCACCACCGTGGTGGGCCAGAACGCCAAGGCCGACGTGAGCGAGGCCCTGAGCGATCCCAAGACCGGCGTGGTGCAGGCCTATGCCGTCACTTACCTGCGCAGCGAATGGACGCCGCTGGACCCCGCCATCGGCGCCGACCTGGATTACCTGAAACAGCAGCTGAAGGGCGACATCCAGGTGACCAGTCGCACCGATGACGACGCCGCCTGGATGGTGGTGGTGGACCCGGTGACGGCACCGGCGGCGACATACCGCTATGACCGCAAGGCCCACAAGCTGACCCGGCTGTTCGTCAGCCGGCCGGAGCTGGAGGGGGCCGAACTGGCGGCCATGCACCCGCTGGAACTGAAGGCGCGCGACGGGCTGACCCTGGTCTCCTACCTCACCCTGCCGGCGGGGGCGGACAGCAAGGGCGACGGCCATCCCGACCAGCCCCTGCCCCTGGTGCTGTTCGTCCACGGCGGACCCTGGGCGCGCGACGACTACGGCTATCACAGCTATCACCAGTGGCTGGCCAACCGGGGTTACGCCGTGCTGTCGGTGAACTATCGCGGGTCCACCGGCTTCGGGAAGAACTTCATCACCGCCGGCAACCTGCAATGGGGCGCCAAGATGCATGACGACCTGATCGACGCCGTCGATTGGGCCATCAAGAGCGGCGTCACCACCAAGGACAAGGTCGCCATCATGGGCGGGTCCTACGGCGGCTACGCCACCCTGGCCGGCGTCACCTTCACCCCCGACGCCTTCGCCTGCGGCGTGGACATCGTCGGCCCCAGCAACCTGCAAACCCTGCTGAAGACCATCCCCGCCTATTGGGAGGCCGGGCGCCAGCAGTTCTACAAGCGCATGGGCGACCCCACGACCGCGGACGGAAACCAGTTGCTGCACGACCGCTCCCCCCTGTTCAAGGCCGGGGACATCAAGAAGCCGCTGCTGATCGGCCAGGGCGCCAACGACCCGCGCGTCAACAAGGCGGAATCCGACCAGATCGTCACGGCGATGAAGGAAAAGAACATCCCCGTCACCTACATCCTGTTCCCGGATGAGGGCCACGGTTTCGCCCGGCCAGAGAACAGCATCGCCTTCAACGCCGCCGCCGAACAGTTCCTGGGCGCCTGCCTGGGCGGCAAGGCGGAACCCTTCGGCACCGCGCTGAAAGGCTCCAGCATCACCGTGCCAGACGGCGCCCAGTTCACGCCGGGGCTGCAGGCGGCGCTGTCGGCAAGGTAG
- the arsH gene encoding arsenical resistance protein ArsH → MIDLPNIDAARFDLPDLGKLTPPRMSAHPPRILLLYGSLRERSYSRFLTQEAARLLERFGCETRIFDPTGLPLPDSVPPTHPKVAELRDLSIWSEGQVWCSPERHGTLTGVFKSQIDWLPLETGSVRPTQGRTLAVMQVSGGSQSFNAVNALRVLGRWMRMITIPNQSSVAKAYEEFDEAGRMKPSAYYDRVVDVMEELVKFTLLTRDRADYLVDRYSERKEAAAREPKPDLGAVAMSHEKPAVEGS, encoded by the coding sequence ATGATCGACCTGCCGAATATCGACGCTGCCCGGTTCGACCTTCCCGACCTGGGCAAGCTAACCCCGCCACGGATGTCCGCCCATCCGCCGCGCATCCTGCTGCTCTACGGATCGCTGCGGGAGCGGTCCTACAGCCGCTTCCTGACGCAGGAGGCCGCCCGCCTGCTGGAACGGTTCGGGTGTGAGACGCGCATCTTCGACCCGACCGGCCTGCCGCTGCCCGACAGCGTGCCCCCCACCCACCCCAAGGTGGCCGAACTGCGTGACCTGTCCATCTGGTCCGAGGGCCAGGTGTGGTGCTCGCCCGAACGGCACGGCACCCTGACCGGCGTATTCAAGAGCCAGATCGACTGGCTACCGCTGGAGACGGGCAGCGTCCGCCCCACCCAGGGCCGCACCCTGGCGGTGATGCAGGTGTCTGGCGGCAGCCAGTCCTTCAACGCCGTGAACGCCCTGCGGGTGCTGGGCCGCTGGATGCGGATGATCACCATCCCCAACCAGTCGTCGGTGGCCAAGGCCTATGAGGAGTTCGACGAGGCCGGCCGCATGAAGCCGTCCGCCTATTACGACCGGGTGGTCGACGTGATGGAGGAACTGGTGAAGTTCACCCTGCTGACGCGCGACCGCGCCGACTATCTGGTCGACCGTTACAGCGAGCGCAAGGAGGCGGCGGCCAGGGAGCCGAAGCCGGATTTGGGTGCCGTGGCGATGAGCCATGAGAAGCCCGCCGTGGAGGGGTCGTGA
- a CDS encoding metalloregulator ArsR/SmtB family transcription factor translates to MEPKVAVGAFAALAQETRLGVFRLLVQAGPNGLTAGEVAARVGVPASTLSHHLGILERAGLLRSWRVQRQIFYATDYEGTRRLLAFLMEDCCQGLPELCGTGITDVIACCPPQATVDA, encoded by the coding sequence ATGGAACCGAAAGTCGCCGTCGGGGCCTTCGCCGCCTTGGCCCAGGAAACCCGCCTGGGTGTCTTTCGCCTGCTGGTGCAGGCGGGCCCCAACGGCCTGACCGCCGGCGAGGTCGCCGCCCGCGTGGGCGTGCCGGCCTCCACCCTGTCGCACCATCTGGGCATCCTGGAGCGGGCGGGCCTGCTGCGTTCCTGGCGGGTGCAGCGGCAGATCTTCTACGCCACCGATTATGAGGGTACCCGCCGCCTGCTGGCCTTCCTGATGGAGGATTGCTGCCAGGGCCTGCCCGAGTTGTGCGGCACCGGCATCACCGACGTGATCGCCTGCTGTCCTCCCCAGGCCACCGTCGACGCTTAG
- a CDS encoding GNAT family N-acetyltransferase, with amino-acid sequence MPLGADILVRSVVVPATARGKGVGRNLVALLLRRAWKEGHQRAWLLTNSASGFFEKAGFKPAPRDQAPASVLATSQARGLCPSTATLLSRTITI; translated from the coding sequence GTGCCGCTGGGGGCGGACATCCTGGTCCGTTCCGTGGTGGTGCCGGCGACGGCGCGGGGCAAAGGGGTGGGGCGCAACCTGGTGGCCCTGCTGCTGCGCCGCGCCTGGAAGGAAGGCCACCAGCGGGCCTGGCTGCTGACCAATTCGGCCAGCGGCTTCTTCGAGAAGGCCGGCTTCAAGCCCGCGCCCCGCGACCAGGCGCCGGCATCGGTCCTGGCGACGTCCCAGGCCCGGGGCCTATGCCCCTCGACCGCCACCCTGCTGTCGCGCACCATCACCATCTGA
- the arsB gene encoding ACR3 family arsenite efflux transporter, with protein sequence MSRFERYLSLWVALCIAAGIALGHLLPGLFGAVAAAEVAKVNLPVAALIWLMIVPMLLKIDFGALAQVKEHWRGVAVTLAVNWAVKPFSMALLGSLFIGTLFADLLPAGQGPSYIAGLILLAAAPCTAMVFVWSNLCEGEPHFTLSQVALNDLIMVFAYAPLVSLLLGVASIAVPWGTLALSVALYIVVPVVVAQAWRHALLADGEAPLQRVLSLLQPLSLVALLTTLVLLFGFQGPQILAQPLVIALLAVPILIQVYLNAGLAYLLSRQFGVAWCVAAPAALIGASNFFELAVAAAISLFGLNSGAALATVVGVLVEVPVMLSVVRLVKASRPWYEQRGPSKLAP encoded by the coding sequence ATGTCTCGCTTCGAACGCTACCTCAGCCTGTGGGTGGCGCTGTGCATCGCCGCCGGCATCGCCCTGGGCCACCTGCTGCCGGGCCTGTTCGGTGCCGTGGCGGCGGCCGAGGTGGCCAAGGTCAACCTGCCGGTGGCGGCGCTGATCTGGCTGATGATCGTCCCCATGCTGCTGAAGATCGACTTCGGCGCCCTGGCGCAGGTGAAGGAGCATTGGCGGGGCGTGGCCGTCACCCTGGCCGTCAACTGGGCGGTCAAGCCCTTCTCCATGGCGCTGCTGGGCAGCCTGTTCATCGGCACCCTGTTCGCCGACCTGCTGCCGGCGGGCCAGGGCCCGTCCTACATCGCCGGCCTCATCCTGCTGGCGGCGGCCCCCTGCACGGCCATGGTGTTCGTCTGGTCCAACCTCTGCGAGGGGGAGCCCCACTTCACCCTCAGCCAGGTGGCGTTGAACGACCTGATCATGGTGTTCGCCTACGCGCCCCTGGTGAGCCTGCTGCTGGGTGTCGCCTCCATCGCCGTGCCCTGGGGCACCCTGGCGCTATCGGTCGCCCTCTACATCGTCGTGCCGGTGGTGGTGGCGCAGGCCTGGCGCCACGCCTTGTTGGCAGATGGTGAGGCCCCTTTGCAACGCGTCCTGTCCCTCCTGCAGCCTCTGTCCCTGGTAGCCCTGCTGACCACCCTGGTCCTGCTGTTCGGCTTCCAGGGGCCACAGATCCTGGCCCAGCCCCTGGTGATCGCCCTGCTGGCGGTGCCCATCCTGATCCAGGTCTACCTGAACGCCGGCCTGGCCTACCTGCTGAGCCGCCAGTTCGGCGTGGCCTGGTGCGTGGCGGCACCGGCGGCCCTGATCGGCGCCAGCAACTTCTTTGAGCTGGCCGTGGCCGCCGCCATCAGCCTGTTCGGCCTGAACTCCGGCGCCGCCCTGGCCACGGTGGTGGGCGTGCTGGTGGAGGTGCCGGTGATGTTGTCGGTGGTGCGCCTGGTGAAGGCCAGCCGGCCTTGGTATGAGCAGCGCGGCCCCAGCAAATTGGCGCCTTGA
- a CDS encoding TonB-dependent receptor, which translates to MKKSAVSAIALLTALYAQAGRAHAEPAPAPADATAVATEVDQQEKSLDEVLVTGSRAPSFKAEVVQVGAFRNQSLLDTPLTVEIVPRAVLDAQGAQGLDDALRNTPGITQQATSPLTSNNFVSRGVLMQARTNYRLNGSLPIINLGPIPIENKQRVELLKGVSALYYGLSTPSGIVNVVTKRAGPDPVNSYYVNGDANGSFGGGFDVGREFGDKDQFGARLNGYASRVGTPVDDVDGRRWVMGGAFDWRATERLTFKLDTEYYRREMDEPGGITLPTAVAGKITLPGIPDPTQRLAPLNSPYNTWATNVVGRADYAITDDWSARAEFGVASTRRQRTISNLGSLNLTTGAGTLSGTYTPDQEYRNQNVRTELAGKLDTGPITHELLFGFSRNRQTQEDQHQQSYTAVKQNLYDPVEITYDSLHFTTTRLLAGSVNIDTGGYVMDMMHLGEKWLLIAGGRYVDYDTSSSTSNYTITTFTPTAGLVYKLTPTASLYTTYIEGLESAGTAPDGTTNAGSILDPVVSKQVEVGGRMEVAGAMVSLAWFHIERGLAYTDTTNTYVVNGTAVHQGVEASIQGEILPQVSLMVSGQYLDAIQQNTGTAAQDGKRVENTPRWSGSVFAEYRPDFLPGVGLNAGVYYTGDREANALNQALLPGYTTLSLGASYKTEVGGNGLTLRVNSDNVTNTRYWATGGPTLYAGMPATVRFSATLDL; encoded by the coding sequence ATGAAGAAGAGCGCCGTATCGGCCATCGCCCTGCTGACCGCGCTTTACGCGCAAGCGGGTCGCGCCCACGCCGAACCCGCCCCGGCCCCCGCCGACGCCACCGCCGTGGCGACCGAGGTGGACCAGCAGGAAAAATCCCTGGATGAGGTACTGGTGACCGGCAGCCGCGCGCCCTCCTTCAAGGCGGAGGTGGTGCAAGTCGGCGCCTTCCGGAACCAGTCGCTGCTGGACACGCCGCTGACGGTGGAGATCGTGCCGCGCGCCGTGCTGGACGCGCAGGGCGCCCAGGGGCTGGACGACGCGCTGCGCAACACGCCGGGCATCACCCAGCAGGCCACCAGCCCGCTGACCAGCAACAACTTCGTCTCGCGCGGCGTGCTGATGCAGGCCCGCACCAACTATCGCCTCAACGGCTCGCTGCCCATCATCAACCTGGGGCCCATCCCCATCGAGAACAAGCAGCGCGTGGAACTGCTGAAGGGCGTGTCGGCCCTGTACTACGGCCTCAGCACGCCGTCCGGCATCGTCAACGTGGTGACCAAGCGCGCCGGGCCGGACCCGGTGAATTCCTACTACGTCAACGGCGACGCCAACGGCAGTTTCGGCGGCGGTTTCGACGTGGGGCGGGAGTTCGGCGACAAGGACCAGTTCGGTGCCCGCCTGAACGGCTACGCCTCACGCGTCGGCACGCCGGTGGACGATGTCGACGGCCGCCGCTGGGTGATGGGCGGCGCCTTCGACTGGCGCGCGACCGAACGCCTGACCTTCAAGCTGGACACCGAATACTACCGGCGTGAGATGGATGAGCCGGGCGGCATCACCCTGCCCACCGCGGTCGCCGGCAAGATCACCCTGCCCGGCATCCCCGATCCGACGCAGCGCCTGGCGCCGCTGAATTCGCCCTACAACACCTGGGCCACCAACGTGGTGGGCCGCGCCGACTACGCCATCACCGACGACTGGTCGGCCCGCGCGGAATTCGGCGTCGCCTCCACCCGCCGCCAGCGCACCATTTCCAACCTGGGTTCGCTGAACCTGACGACGGGTGCCGGCACCCTGTCCGGCACCTACACGCCCGACCAGGAATACCGCAACCAGAACGTCCGCACGGAACTGGCCGGCAAGCTGGACACCGGCCCCATCACCCATGAACTGCTGTTCGGATTCAGCCGCAACCGGCAGACGCAGGAGGACCAGCACCAGCAGTCCTACACCGCCGTCAAACAGAACCTGTACGACCCCGTCGAGATCACCTACGACAGCCTGCACTTCACCACCACCCGCCTGCTGGCCGGCAGTGTCAACATCGACACCGGCGGCTATGTCATGGACATGATGCATCTGGGCGAGAAGTGGCTGCTGATCGCCGGCGGGCGGTACGTCGACTACGACACCAGTTCATCCACCAGCAACTACACCATCACCACCTTCACCCCCACCGCCGGCCTGGTCTACAAGCTGACGCCCACCGCCAGCCTGTACACCACCTACATCGAGGGACTGGAGAGTGCGGGCACCGCCCCCGACGGCACCACCAACGCCGGCAGCATCCTGGACCCTGTCGTCAGCAAGCAGGTGGAGGTGGGCGGCCGCATGGAGGTGGCGGGCGCCATGGTGTCGCTGGCCTGGTTCCACATCGAACGGGGCCTGGCCTACACCGACACCACCAACACCTACGTCGTGAATGGCACCGCCGTGCACCAGGGCGTGGAGGCGTCCATCCAGGGCGAGATCCTGCCCCAGGTGTCCTTGATGGTCAGCGGCCAGTACCTGGACGCCATCCAGCAGAACACCGGCACCGCCGCTCAGGACGGCAAGCGGGTGGAGAACACGCCGCGCTGGTCCGGTTCCGTCTTCGCGGAATACCGGCCGGACTTCCTGCCCGGCGTGGGCCTGAACGCCGGCGTCTATTACACCGGCGACCGCGAGGCCAACGCCCTGAACCAGGCCCTGCTGCCGGGCTATACCACCCTCAGCCTGGGCGCCAGCTACAAGACGGAGGTGGGCGGCAACGGCCTGACCCTGCGGGTCAACAGCGACAACGTCACCAACACCCGCTACTGGGCGACCGGCGGCCCCACCCTGTACGCCGGCATGCCGGCCACCGTGCGCTTCTCCGCCACGTTGGATTTGTAA